Proteins encoded together in one Prochlorococcus marinus str. MIT 9211 window:
- a CDS encoding phosphotransferase enzyme family protein has product MDYIQEIENNRSDLEHIHLTFPRLLLNSYSNDYLLKYKEKSWRAFEFVPQSKTILCLSSSKQAYEVGKALGAFHSLSHSFPLHKLSKSIDSLHSFGNHLSNFYNTIQNKTCKQNSQEELKNRVDTIISFIKNNKDKVINIDSLFISPPLSFGLIHGDTKSANFLFDELSDQILSIIDMDTIQSGYLIYDIADCCRSCCNQSGEEPKDTDLINFDLIIFGSILKGYLLYSDKLLNKNDLKYLPATIYSITFELAIRFFTDYLSGDTYFETTYPKQNLFRAEVQLALLQDIQQKWEDIKEIVTSLASDLN; this is encoded by the coding sequence TTGGATTATATACAAGAAATAGAAAATAATAGATCAGATTTAGAACACATTCATTTAACTTTCCCCAGACTACTTTTGAACTCGTATTCAAATGACTACTTACTAAAATATAAAGAAAAATCTTGGAGAGCATTCGAATTTGTTCCTCAATCTAAGACAATCTTGTGTTTAAGTTCAAGTAAACAAGCATATGAAGTAGGAAAAGCTCTTGGTGCTTTCCATTCTCTTAGCCATTCATTTCCATTACATAAACTTTCTAAAAGCATTGATAGCCTACATTCTTTTGGTAATCATCTCTCTAATTTTTATAATACAATCCAAAATAAAACTTGTAAGCAAAATAGTCAGGAAGAACTAAAAAATAGAGTTGATACCATTATCTCATTTATTAAAAATAATAAAGATAAAGTAATAAATATTGATTCTTTGTTTATATCACCTCCCCTTTCATTTGGATTGATTCATGGCGATACAAAGTCTGCTAATTTTCTTTTTGATGAGCTATCAGATCAAATTTTGTCAATTATAGATATGGATACTATTCAGTCTGGTTACCTTATATACGACATAGCAGATTGCTGTAGATCCTGTTGCAATCAAAGTGGAGAAGAGCCTAAAGATACAGATTTAATTAACTTTGATTTAATTATATTTGGATCTATTCTAAAAGGCTATCTTTTGTATTCTGATAAGCTTTTGAATAAAAATGATCTCAAATATTTACCTGCCACAATATATTCTATCACCTTTGAATTAGCTATAAGGTTTTTCACAGATTACTTGTCGGGAGATACTTATTTTGAAACTACCTATCCAAAACAGAATTTGTTTAGAGCAGAAGTTCAGCTCGCGCTATTACAAGATATACAGCAGAAATGGGAAGATATAAAAGAGATTGTAACTAGTCTCGCCAGCGATTTGAATTAG
- a CDS encoding mechanosensitive ion channel family protein: MNEFYSKLAIAGSSLLIGSIITILIARITKKSLSRLTSKTKNKTDDYILKTLVDTIRPLGIIISASFSWRALDLEGDFNQSFLALTKLACIILIVRLANRVFLKLLLSWGTKINDPAVATMLKSLSPMIRAVIWSVGVVFYLQNMGVQMAALWAILSAGGIGAGLALKEPVQEFFEYITILLDKPFQNGQFIHINGIWAKVERVGVRSTRLRSINGEIIVMSNSNLTNGIISNYAEMENRRLVHRLGVEYNTSHSKMKKIPGIIKSIVDQTDNAIFDRCHFIEFGNSSLDFELVYYIPTNDYLLAMKAQEEINLDIMKSFEAESISFAFPTQTINLTKSTKSI, encoded by the coding sequence ATGAATGAGTTCTATAGCAAACTTGCAATCGCTGGTTCCAGCTTATTAATTGGTTCAATAATTACTATTCTAATTGCACGAATAACAAAGAAATCACTTAGCAGGCTTACATCTAAAACCAAGAATAAAACTGATGACTATATCCTGAAGACTTTAGTAGATACAATTCGGCCATTAGGGATAATTATAAGTGCTTCGTTTTCATGGAGGGCTCTAGATTTAGAAGGTGATTTCAATCAATCTTTTTTAGCTCTAACAAAGTTAGCCTGCATTATCCTTATAGTTCGGCTTGCAAATCGAGTCTTCTTAAAGTTGCTTCTGAGTTGGGGTACAAAGATCAATGACCCAGCTGTTGCAACTATGCTCAAATCATTAAGTCCAATGATTAGAGCTGTTATTTGGAGTGTAGGCGTAGTTTTCTATCTGCAAAATATGGGCGTCCAAATGGCAGCACTATGGGCAATACTTAGCGCAGGTGGAATAGGTGCTGGACTTGCGCTTAAAGAGCCTGTTCAAGAATTTTTCGAATACATAACAATACTCTTAGACAAGCCCTTTCAAAATGGCCAGTTTATTCATATAAATGGAATATGGGCAAAAGTTGAAAGAGTAGGAGTACGTTCAACTCGACTCAGAAGTATTAATGGAGAAATAATTGTAATGAGTAATAGCAATTTAACTAATGGCATTATCTCAAACTATGCAGAGATGGAGAATAGAAGGCTAGTACACAGACTAGGTGTTGAGTATAATACTTCTCATTCCAAGATGAAAAAGATACCAGGGATTATAAAATCAATTGTTGATCAAACTGATAATGCAATTTTTGATAGATGTCATTTTATAGAATTTGGGAATAGCTCTCTAGATTTTGAATTAGTATATTATATACCAACCAATGATTATTTATTAGCAATGAAGGCACAAGAAGAGATAAATCTAGATATAATGAAGTCTTTTGAAGCAGAGTCAATCAGTTTTGCTTTCCCAACACAAACTATTAATCTAACTAAGTCAACAAAATCAATTTAA
- the stpA gene encoding glucosylglycerol 3-phosphatase, whose protein sequence is MLKRILNSLDLIKELTSQEDILIVQDIDGVCIPLVKDPMKRVIESKYVKAISSFSNEFAVLTCGEHEGPRGVNRIIERSIGSIEAVRKEGLYLPGLAACGVEYQDRYGNISLPGLEKGEIDFLNKIPHKMEELLIEELPSVMPWLTTSEISKQANRAICDTRFSPAINLNELFSLVPNKIEIQQNLQIMMEKVMNKVIFFAESKGLEGVFHLHISPNLGLKNGKEISKYATKDDIGTTDIQLIINGALKEAGLLFLINQYIKQKTGESPLGKDFNVREAPRSASKLVEKVFENIPAKEMPTIVGVGDTVTSIMNPKNKAWLRGGSDRGFLTLIKELGKKFNKENRVIFVDSSHGEVYRPSTKGGSLNGISDPDDLLKFDLVMEGGPMQYIEWIIKLSKIRNKF, encoded by the coding sequence ATGCTTAAAAGAATACTCAATTCATTAGATTTAATAAAAGAGTTAACTTCACAGGAAGACATTTTGATAGTACAAGATATAGATGGGGTCTGTATACCTTTAGTTAAAGACCCAATGAAAAGAGTAATCGAGAGCAAATATGTTAAAGCCATTTCTAGCTTTTCAAATGAATTTGCCGTACTTACATGTGGAGAGCATGAAGGTCCAAGAGGTGTTAACAGAATCATAGAAAGGTCTATTGGCTCTATAGAAGCTGTGAGAAAAGAGGGGCTTTACTTACCAGGCTTGGCTGCATGTGGAGTTGAATATCAAGATAGATATGGGAACATCAGCCTTCCTGGATTAGAGAAAGGTGAAATAGATTTTTTGAATAAAATACCTCACAAAATGGAGGAGCTCTTAATCGAAGAGTTGCCTAGTGTAATGCCATGGTTAACTACTTCAGAGATATCAAAGCAAGCTAATCGTGCTATTTGCGATACAAGATTTTCACCCGCCATTAATCTTAACGAATTATTTAGCCTAGTTCCAAATAAAATAGAGATACAACAAAATCTGCAAATAATGATGGAGAAAGTTATGAATAAGGTTATATTTTTTGCTGAATCAAAAGGTTTAGAAGGCGTATTCCATCTTCACATCTCTCCAAATTTAGGTCTAAAGAATGGGAAGGAAATAAGCAAATACGCAACTAAGGATGATATAGGAACCACCGATATACAACTGATAATAAATGGCGCATTAAAAGAAGCCGGTCTTCTTTTTTTAATCAATCAATACATTAAGCAAAAAACGGGAGAGTCCCCTCTCGGCAAAGATTTCAATGTAAGAGAAGCTCCTCGCTCAGCATCAAAGCTGGTTGAGAAAGTATTTGAGAATATACCTGCGAAAGAAATGCCTACCATAGTTGGCGTAGGCGATACCGTAACCTCTATTATGAATCCTAAGAATAAAGCATGGCTTAGAGGAGGAAGTGATAGAGGGTTTCTTACTCTTATAAAAGAGCTAGGTAAGAAATTTAATAAAGAGAATAGAGTTATTTTTGTTGATAGTAGTCATGGAGAAGTTTATAGACCATCAACGAAGGGAGGAAGTCTTAATGGTATAAGTGACCCAGATGATCTATTAAAATTTGATCTAGTCATGGAAGGTGGTCCAATGCAATATATAGAGTGGATTATAAAACTATCAAAAATAAGGAATAAGTTTTAA
- a CDS encoding homoserine O-succinyltransferase, with protein sequence MALILPGSYHKISSVEKNHISWIEPELAERQDIRPLRIGILNIMPLGKQYEFNLLHPLGLSPLQIEPIWIRLNSHSYKTWDLSHLENLYVDWEEANTPLPLDGLIITGAPVEHLPFEDVNYWPELVNLINKARENCASTLGLCWAGFALAYLAGVEKKVFSQKLFGVYPMKSLVPGHSIMGTQDDTFICPQSRHAGLPDKQMEEAQRQGRLRLLAHGEKVGYTIFETPDQKQLMHLGHPEYNVSRLISEMERDLQRGDVPPPENFDARNPNTSWRSHRNLLFQQWLWFCYQRVSL encoded by the coding sequence ATGGCTCTAATTCTTCCAGGTAGTTATCACAAGATTTCTTCTGTGGAGAAGAACCATATTTCATGGATAGAGCCTGAACTTGCAGAAAGACAAGATATTCGACCATTAAGAATTGGGATTTTAAATATTATGCCATTAGGTAAACAATATGAATTTAATCTTTTACATCCTCTTGGTTTGTCTCCACTTCAAATTGAGCCAATTTGGATACGTTTGAATTCTCATAGTTATAAGACTTGGGATCTTTCTCATCTTGAAAATCTATATGTAGATTGGGAGGAAGCCAATACCCCACTACCATTGGATGGCCTAATTATTACAGGAGCCCCTGTAGAACATCTGCCTTTTGAAGATGTTAATTATTGGCCTGAATTAGTAAATTTGATTAACAAAGCTCGCGAGAACTGTGCAAGTACTCTAGGCCTTTGCTGGGCTGGATTTGCTCTGGCTTACTTGGCAGGTGTTGAGAAGAAAGTATTTTCACAAAAACTTTTTGGTGTCTACCCTATGAAAAGCCTTGTTCCTGGTCATTCCATCATGGGCACACAGGATGATACTTTTATTTGCCCTCAGAGTAGACATGCCGGCCTACCAGACAAACAAATGGAAGAAGCACAAAGACAAGGAAGACTTAGACTTCTTGCTCATGGTGAAAAAGTAGGATATACAATTTTTGAAACACCTGATCAAAAGCAATTAATGCATCTTGGACATCCTGAATACAATGTTTCCAGGTTGATATCTGAGATGGAAAGAGATCTTCAGCGGGGAGATGTACCACCACCTGAGAACTTTGATGCTAGGAATCCAAATACTTCTTGGAGATCACATAGAAATCTATTATTCCAACAGTGGCTTTGGTTCTGTTATCAAAGGGTAAGTTTATAA
- a CDS encoding alpha-ketoglutarate-dependent dioxygenase AlkB family protein, with the protein MKSLSNTEWSYFPALISHNQTGYWKNIILENLEWTQPVVKVYSKRYSVPRLTAFLGSKGISYKYSGAIHYAEDWPKWFFPLLDYIRDFSRTNYNGCLINLYRDGNDCMGWHSDNEKELDPKKSIASLSLGATRDFFFRSLIDSSSNNIELRDGDLLLMHPECQFNWKHCLPKRKKVSEVRINLTFRCYR; encoded by the coding sequence ATGAAGTCTTTAAGTAATACCGAATGGTCCTATTTCCCAGCTTTAATTAGCCATAATCAGACTGGTTACTGGAAAAATATTATTCTAGAGAATCTTGAATGGACTCAACCTGTCGTTAAGGTTTACTCAAAAAGATATTCTGTTCCTCGTTTAACAGCATTTTTAGGAAGTAAAGGTATCTCATATAAATATAGTGGTGCTATTCATTATGCGGAAGATTGGCCTAAATGGTTTTTTCCGTTGCTCGATTATATCCGAGACTTTTCTCGAACAAATTATAACGGCTGCCTAATAAACCTTTATAGAGATGGTAATGATTGCATGGGATGGCATTCAGATAATGAGAAAGAGCTTGACCCTAAGAAATCAATAGCTTCCTTATCATTAGGTGCTACTAGAGATTTTTTCTTTAGGAGCCTAATAGATTCCTCAAGTAATAATATTGAACTTAGAGACGGTGATTTATTGTTAATGCACCCTGAATGCCAATTTAATTGGAAACATTGCTTGCCCAAAAGAAAGAAGGTTAGCGAAGTGAGAATAAATCTAACCTTTCGTTGTTATAGGTAA
- a CDS encoding SulP family inorganic anion transporter, translating to MPTKNNATFFNQWFSSPKEDLLSGLVVAFAMIPEAIAFSGIAGVDPQVGLFGAFCLSITIALVGGRLGMITSATGSTALLMTGVVATGNAQGEGLGLSYLIAAGLLTGVFQILWGYLRLAYQMRFVPTGVLSGFVNALALLIFQAQLPQLGLNLQYGEHIHNEQMSQMLPTGIQIPIVWGLVILGLIIIYGLPKITKAIPSQLIAILVLTLISIGLDLQIPTVQDLGQLPVGLPSISLPFGSIDNGKIPFNMETFGIILPTALAISLVGLMETFLTQDILDEITDSNSNKNVEARGQGIANIVSSLFGGMAGCALVGQSVMNVENGGRSRLSTFSSGISLLILILLCKPWLKEIPMAALVSVMITIAISTADTNGLKNISRIPRSDTAVMLMTFSVTMLTTPHNLALGVIAGVALAGILFSRKVAKVIKVTSSKVNEEEIIYKVSGQLFFVSKIYFAQGFDTHDHVKKITIDMTNAHIWDQSGVAALDQIIRKLTLGGSNVNVIGLNKESLDLFDRLGGQEPSHG from the coding sequence ATGCCGACAAAAAACAACGCGACTTTTTTTAATCAGTGGTTTAGCAGCCCTAAAGAAGATCTACTTTCTGGTTTAGTAGTTGCCTTTGCAATGATTCCAGAGGCTATTGCTTTTTCTGGGATAGCAGGAGTTGATCCACAAGTAGGACTATTTGGGGCATTTTGCCTATCCATAACAATTGCTCTAGTCGGAGGCCGGCTGGGGATGATCACTTCAGCCACTGGATCAACGGCGCTATTGATGACTGGCGTAGTTGCTACTGGTAATGCACAAGGAGAAGGGCTTGGGCTCTCTTATCTAATAGCAGCAGGATTATTAACAGGAGTTTTCCAAATTCTTTGGGGATATTTACGCTTGGCATATCAAATGAGATTTGTGCCAACTGGTGTATTAAGCGGTTTTGTAAATGCCCTTGCATTATTAATTTTCCAAGCCCAACTTCCACAATTAGGATTGAATTTGCAATATGGCGAGCATATACATAACGAACAAATGAGCCAAATGCTTCCTACTGGAATCCAAATACCTATTGTATGGGGATTAGTAATACTAGGCCTGATTATTATTTATGGTCTTCCAAAAATAACCAAAGCAATCCCCTCGCAACTTATCGCAATTTTAGTTTTAACACTAATATCTATAGGTTTAGATCTTCAAATACCTACTGTCCAAGATCTTGGTCAACTTCCCGTTGGTTTACCAAGTATTTCTTTGCCTTTTGGATCGATCGATAATGGGAAAATACCTTTCAACATGGAGACATTCGGAATTATTCTTCCTACTGCACTTGCTATTTCACTTGTAGGGTTAATGGAAACATTTCTTACTCAGGACATACTTGATGAGATAACAGATTCAAACTCAAACAAAAATGTTGAAGCTAGAGGTCAAGGAATAGCAAACATAGTTTCATCTCTGTTTGGAGGAATGGCTGGCTGCGCACTAGTTGGACAATCAGTTATGAATGTAGAGAATGGAGGTAGGTCAAGACTTTCAACCTTCTCATCTGGTATTAGCCTTCTTATATTGATATTACTTTGCAAACCATGGCTAAAAGAGATACCTATGGCGGCACTTGTATCAGTAATGATAACTATTGCTATTAGTACTGCTGATACAAATGGACTAAAAAACATCTCCAGAATACCTAGAAGTGATACCGCAGTAATGTTAATGACTTTCTCAGTAACGATGCTAACAACACCACATAATCTTGCTCTAGGTGTAATTGCTGGAGTTGCTCTAGCCGGAATATTATTTAGTCGTAAAGTTGCAAAAGTAATTAAAGTTACTTCAAGCAAAGTAAATGAAGAAGAGATTATTTATAAAGTATCTGGACAACTATTTTTTGTAAGTAAAATATATTTTGCACAGGGTTTTGATACACATGATCACGTGAAGAAAATAACCATTGACATGACGAATGCTCACATATGGGATCAGAGTGGAGTGGCTGCTCTTGATCAAATAATAAGGAAACTTACTTTGGGCGGATCAAATGTTAATGTTATCGGTCTCAACAAAGAAAGTCTTGATCTATTTGATCGACTGGGTGGTCAAGAGCCATCCCATGGATAA
- the arsS gene encoding arsenosugar biosynthesis radical SAM (seleno)protein ArsS (Some members of this family are selenoproteins.): MASSFPRVFKKRPSILQVNLGYKCNQACNHCHVDASPSRTEMMSKDNIELIPKALESLNISCLDITGGAPELHPDFKYLIRKSRKLGVDIIDRCNLTILQETGYEDLSKFLALYKVKIVASLPCYEEENVDSQRGIGVFQRSIASLVELNKLGYGQEQSDLILDLVYNPLGAQLPPSQKLLEQKYRKELLERYGIRFNNLFVITNMPIKRFANQLRVKNELSDYKELLKKSFNPKTLDSIMCLETISVDWEGNIYDCDFNQQIGINDTHEIKSLKKLLSNKKTLEGDLITVDDHCFGCTAGSGSSCGGELT, from the coding sequence TTGGCAAGTTCATTTCCAAGAGTCTTTAAAAAGAGACCTTCTATCTTACAGGTAAACCTTGGATACAAATGTAATCAAGCCTGCAATCATTGCCATGTTGATGCAAGTCCAAGCAGAACTGAGATGATGAGTAAAGACAATATAGAATTAATACCCAAGGCTCTCGAATCTCTCAATATAAGCTGCTTAGATATAACTGGGGGGGCTCCTGAATTACATCCTGATTTCAAGTATTTAATAAGAAAATCTAGAAAGCTTGGTGTAGATATTATAGACAGATGTAACTTAACCATTTTACAAGAAACTGGCTATGAAGACCTTTCTAAATTCTTAGCATTGTACAAAGTCAAGATTGTTGCTTCACTGCCATGCTATGAAGAAGAAAACGTCGATAGTCAAAGGGGAATAGGGGTATTTCAAAGAAGTATTGCTAGTCTAGTTGAGCTAAATAAATTAGGTTATGGGCAAGAGCAAAGTGATTTAATATTAGATCTAGTTTACAATCCTTTAGGTGCACAATTACCTCCATCACAAAAACTATTAGAACAAAAGTATCGAAAAGAGCTTCTAGAAAGATATGGAATAAGATTTAACAACCTATTTGTAATAACAAATATGCCCATTAAAAGATTTGCAAATCAATTAAGGGTAAAAAATGAGTTGAGCGACTACAAGGAGCTTTTGAAAAAGAGTTTTAATCCAAAGACTTTAGATTCTATAATGTGCTTGGAAACAATTAGTGTTGATTGGGAGGGAAATATCTATGACTGTGACTTTAACCAGCAGATTGGTATTAATGACACGCATGAAATCAAGTCTCTAAAGAAGCTTTTAAGTAACAAGAAAACCTTAGAAGGAGATCTAATAACAGTAGACGACCATTGCTTTGGATGCACAGCGGGTAGCGGATCAAGCTGCGGAGGAGAGCTTACCTAA
- a CDS encoding SDR family NAD(P)-dependent oxidoreductase: MNKTILITGGTSGIGFQAAKLLLKAGCRLIIICRNQERSKELLLRFKNDNSIGKESILKNLDLRIADLADLNSLEKLTNKLIREDILIDIIILNAGLQYTGSKDIRLSKQSIELTFAVNHLSHQYLIQRLMKLVIKSEFPRIIVTASEVHNPLLAGGKVGRPAGLGNLLGLSSLKKVCMIDGTSIFNADKAYKDSKLCNVIFSRELYRRLKLRGLNIPIICWAPGLVIPRSKGGFFRYSRKYNELGQIVFSFIARDLLRITESVEKAGQILFNLAINSEYANPGFSYYSNRLKLFASSSLEESEISEEAKDDKKAFELWNLSNQLLIKYCTLETM; the protein is encoded by the coding sequence ATGAATAAAACAATTCTTATAACAGGAGGGACTTCTGGAATTGGTTTTCAGGCTGCAAAGTTGTTGCTAAAAGCTGGTTGCAGACTTATCATTATTTGCCGTAATCAAGAGAGGTCTAAGGAGTTACTCTTAAGATTTAAAAATGATAACTCTATAGGAAAAGAATCAATTTTGAAAAATCTTGATTTGAGAATAGCTGATTTGGCTGATCTTAATAGTCTTGAAAAATTGACTAATAAGTTGATCAGAGAAGATATTTTGATAGATATAATTATACTGAATGCAGGGTTGCAATATACTGGCTCTAAGGATATTAGGCTGTCTAAGCAGAGTATCGAACTTACTTTCGCAGTTAACCATTTAAGTCACCAATATTTAATTCAGAGGCTAATGAAATTAGTCATTAAGTCAGAATTTCCCAGAATAATTGTTACGGCTTCGGAAGTTCATAATCCTTTGTTGGCTGGAGGAAAAGTAGGTAGACCTGCTGGGCTTGGGAATTTACTTGGCCTTAGCTCTTTAAAAAAAGTTTGTATGATTGATGGAACTTCAATCTTTAATGCTGATAAGGCTTACAAAGATAGTAAGCTATGTAATGTTATTTTCTCGAGAGAATTATATAGAAGATTGAAACTGAGAGGTTTAAATATACCTATTATTTGTTGGGCTCCAGGACTTGTTATTCCAAGGAGTAAAGGTGGCTTTTTTCGCTATAGTAGGAAATACAATGAACTTGGTCAGATAGTCTTTTCTTTTATAGCAAGAGATTTGTTGCGGATAACTGAATCGGTTGAAAAAGCAGGTCAGATTCTTTTTAATCTTGCAATAAACTCTGAATATGCTAACCCAGGCTTTTCTTACTACAGTAATAGGCTAAAACTTTTTGCAAGCTCCTCATTGGAAGAAAGTGAGATTAGTGAAGAGGCTAAAGATGATAAAAAAGCATTTGAATTATGGAACTTAAGCAATCAACTATTAATCAAATATTGCACTCTTGAGACTATGTAG
- a CDS encoding O-acetylhomoserine aminocarboxypropyltransferase/cysteine synthase family protein — MNSHQFETLQLHAGQTPDSVTNSRAVPIYQTSSYVFNDAEHGANLFGLKEFGNIYTRLMNPTTDVFEKRVASLEGGVAALATASGQSAQFLAITNCMQAGDNFVSTSFLYGGTYNQFKVQFPRLGIKVKFAEGDDISSFASQIDSNTKAIYVESMGNPRFNIPDFRALSDLAKQNDIPLIVDNTLGAAGALIRPLEHGADVVVESATKWIGGHGTSLGGVIVDGGTFDWGNGKFPLMSQPSAAYHGLIHWDAFGFGSDICSMLGVPEGRNIAFALRARLECLRDWGPALSPFNSFLLLQGLETLSLRIERHCSNSMALANWLNDHPKVSNVNYPGLASDPYHQTAKKYLSGRGMGCMLMFSLKGGFDDAVTFINSLKLASHLANVGDSKTLVIHPASTTHQQLSLEEQESAGVTPTMVRVSVGLEHIDDIMADFDQALSQIN, encoded by the coding sequence TTGAATTCTCATCAATTCGAGACTCTTCAGTTACATGCTGGTCAAACTCCCGATTCTGTAACTAATTCAAGGGCTGTTCCTATATACCAGACCAGCTCTTATGTTTTTAATGACGCAGAGCATGGAGCTAATTTATTTGGTCTGAAAGAGTTTGGAAATATTTATACGCGCTTGATGAACCCCACTACAGATGTTTTTGAAAAACGGGTTGCCTCTCTCGAGGGTGGGGTAGCTGCTCTAGCAACCGCTTCAGGCCAATCAGCACAATTTCTAGCAATTACGAATTGCATGCAAGCTGGAGATAACTTTGTTTCTACTTCTTTTTTATATGGAGGAACATACAATCAGTTTAAGGTTCAATTTCCCCGATTAGGTATCAAGGTTAAATTTGCAGAAGGAGATGACATTAGTAGTTTTGCTTCTCAGATTGACTCAAACACTAAAGCTATATATGTCGAATCTATGGGTAATCCAAGATTTAATATCCCAGATTTCAGAGCTCTTTCGGACTTAGCCAAGCAAAATGACATTCCTTTAATCGTTGATAATACCCTTGGTGCAGCGGGGGCTCTGATTAGACCTTTGGAGCATGGTGCTGATGTTGTTGTTGAAAGTGCTACAAAATGGATAGGTGGTCACGGCACAAGCCTTGGTGGAGTAATTGTTGACGGAGGTACTTTTGATTGGGGCAATGGTAAGTTCCCTTTAATGAGTCAACCAAGTGCTGCATATCATGGCCTAATTCATTGGGATGCATTTGGTTTTGGCAGTGATATTTGCTCCATGCTTGGAGTCCCTGAGGGAAGAAATATTGCATTCGCTTTGCGTGCAAGACTTGAATGCTTAAGAGATTGGGGTCCTGCTCTTAGCCCTTTTAACTCTTTCCTGTTACTACAAGGCTTAGAAACTTTAAGTTTAAGAATAGAGAGACATTGTTCTAATTCAATGGCTCTAGCTAATTGGCTCAATGATCATCCGAAAGTTTCTAATGTTAATTATCCAGGATTAGCTTCTGACCCTTATCACCAAACTGCTAAGAAGTATCTCTCTGGAAGAGGAATGGGATGCATGTTGATGTTTTCTTTGAAGGGAGGTTTTGATGATGCCGTAACTTTTATTAATTCATTAAAGCTTGCAAGTCACCTTGCAAATGTAGGAGATTCTAAAACATTAGTTATTCATCCTGCTTCCACAACTCACCAACAGCTTTCACTGGAAGAGCAAGAATCAGCAGGAGTTACTCCTACTATGGTAAGAGTTTCAGTTGGGTTAGAGCATATTGATGACATAATGGCTGATTTTGATCAAGCTTTGTCGCAGATTAATTAA
- a CDS encoding isochorismatase family protein, giving the protein MVNNFIKLRGVRRKEIDPKNSLLMSRDNTALIVMDIQEKLIKAIPNRNELTWNTKKLIDGFKILNMGVYITEQNPDKLGESTEIINNIDAYPKFEKMDFSCSNCIGLSKEFKRNNIKNILFCGIETHICILQSAMDFINKGHKVFIAADCTGSRNKIDHDTAIKRLEGAGATISTSEAAIFELCRTALAKEFKDISALIKRERSNS; this is encoded by the coding sequence ATGGTGAACAATTTTATTAAGTTAAGAGGAGTTAGAAGAAAAGAAATAGATCCTAAGAATAGTTTATTAATGAGCAGAGATAATACAGCTCTAATAGTTATGGATATACAAGAAAAGCTGATTAAAGCAATTCCTAATCGAAATGAACTCACTTGGAATACAAAGAAATTAATAGATGGTTTTAAAATACTTAATATGGGAGTCTATATAACTGAACAAAATCCAGACAAGCTAGGGGAATCAACAGAAATAATTAACAATATAGACGCGTATCCAAAATTCGAAAAAATGGATTTCAGTTGCTCAAACTGTATAGGGCTAAGTAAGGAGTTCAAAAGAAATAACATCAAAAATATACTATTTTGTGGTATTGAAACACATATCTGTATTCTCCAGAGTGCCATGGACTTTATTAATAAAGGCCATAAAGTATTTATTGCTGCTGACTGTACAGGTAGCAGGAATAAGATTGATCATGACACTGCAATTAAGCGATTAGAAGGTGCTGGCGCAACTATATCTACAAGTGAAGCAGCTATTTTTGAGCTTTGCAGAACAGCTTTAGCTAAAGAATTCAAAGATATTAGCGCTCTTATTAAAAGGGAAAGATCCAATTCTTGA
- a CDS encoding Fur family transcriptional regulator — MKASFAKVPTPLELELHQEGRRLTPQRKKVLDLFQRIGGGKHLSAEDIHGKLIQSKSRVSLATVYRTLRLLVKMGFLHELELSEGGHRFELLSQDHPDHHHLVCVNCGRTEEFESDQVVLAGKEAADKQGFKLLESTLNVRGLCPDCI; from the coding sequence TTGAAAGCATCATTTGCAAAAGTCCCAACGCCCCTAGAGCTTGAGTTGCATCAAGAAGGGAGAAGGCTTACACCCCAAAGGAAAAAAGTCTTAGACTTATTCCAAAGGATTGGGGGAGGTAAACACTTAAGTGCAGAGGATATTCATGGCAAATTAATTCAGTCCAAGTCTCGAGTTTCGTTAGCAACTGTTTATAGGACATTAAGGTTGCTCGTAAAAATGGGCTTTCTCCACGAATTAGAGTTAAGTGAAGGTGGTCATAGATTTGAACTTTTAAGCCAGGATCACCCAGACCATCATCACCTGGTTTGCGTGAATTGCGGAAGAACTGAAGAGTTCGAAAGTGACCAGGTTGTCCTGGCTGGGAAAGAGGCTGCTGACAAGCAAGGCTTTAAATTGCTTGAATCGACTTTAAATGTACGAGGGCTTTGTCCAGATTGTATTTAA